One region of Roseovarius faecimaris genomic DNA includes:
- a CDS encoding GtrA family protein, giving the protein MSGLGQYTLFFFVSLMGLCIDVAIAWLVHTMAGVALPLAALIGFSVAAAFNYVQHARWTFSGSRRSLRGFTAYLALQTVAAGLRIALVAWFELVPALAPYPLITLIAATAVTFLVNFALSLTLIFRPARNEVTEQDNE; this is encoded by the coding sequence ATGAGCGGGCTTGGCCAGTACACGCTTTTTTTCTTCGTCAGCCTAATGGGCTTGTGCATTGATGTCGCGATAGCTTGGCTTGTTCACACGATGGCCGGGGTCGCCCTTCCGCTTGCGGCGCTGATCGGTTTCAGCGTGGCCGCGGCCTTCAATTATGTGCAGCACGCGCGCTGGACCTTTTCTGGATCGCGCCGGAGCCTTCGGGGATTCACGGCCTACCTGGCGCTGCAGACGGTGGCGGCCGGTCTGCGTATCGCGCTGGTGGCATGGTTCGAATTGGTGCCCGCGCTGGCACCATATCCGCTGATCACTCTAATCGCAGCAACCGCAGTGACGTTCCTTGTCAATTTCGCGCTGTCGCTCACCCTGATCTTCCGTCCCGCTCGGAATGAAGTGACTGAACAGGATAACGAATGA